The Fulvia fulva chromosome 13, complete sequence genome window below encodes:
- a CDS encoding Phosphopantothenate--cysteine ligase CAB2 translates to MHIRKAGEPHDHYTPTAIEMEYFKSNPKPSNLDRQSTLARTFIEQHAEQNRRVALVTSGGTTVPLENQTVRFIDNFSAGTRGATSAEYFLANGYAVIFLHRQFSLLPYSRHYSHSTNCFLDYMTGTEDGPVVVQNDYQQQMASVLQKYRKSKKENTLLLLPFTTVNEYLWHLRELAMLMQPLGANALFYLAAAVSDFFVPAERMVEHKIQSGEEFAQLKDDIHEEQQRGRTPAAHMSGKSLVIDLDPVPKFLKLLVDGWAPRAMIISFKLETDPSLLAQKATGALKKYSHHLVIGNLLNTRKHEVLFVSAGGGEKWIKVPQNRRAKSITGRTPDGRPGANDDREPAVEIESLIVPEVAELHSHMIEHGDPRYLNGNGES, encoded by the coding sequence ATGCACATTCGGAAAGCAGGCGAGCCCCATGATCACTACACCCCGACTGCGATAGAGATGGAATACTTCAAGAGCAACCCGAAGCCCTCCAATCTGGACAGGCAGAGCACATTGGCACGGACCTTCATTGAGCAACATGCCGAGCAAAACAGACGGGTGGCGCTCGTAACGTCCGGCGGAACGACAGTGCCACTCGAGAATCAGACCGTCCGCTTCATCGACAACTTCTCGGCAGGAACGAGAGGTGCCACTTCCGCCGAGTACTTTCTCGCGAATGGATATGCCGTCATCTTCCTGCACAGGCAGTTCTCCCTGCTGCCGTACAGTCGGCATTACAGCCACTCGACGAACTGTTTCTTAGACTACATGACCGGTACTGAAGATGGTCCAGTCGTGGTTCAAAACGACTACCAACAACAAATGGCATCCGTCCTGCAAAAGTACCGCAAATCCAAGAAAGAAAACaccctcctcctccttcccttCACCACAGTCAACGAGTACCTCTGGCATCTGCGAGAACTGGCCATGCTCATGCAACCCCTCGGCGCCAACGCACTCTTCTACCTCGCCGCAGCAGTCTCCGACTTCTTCGTGCCAGCGGAGCGCATGGTCGAGCACAAGATCCAATCAGGCGAAGAGTTCGCCCAGCTCAAAGACGATATTCACGAAGAACAACAACGAGGCCGCACACCAGCTGCGCACATGTCCGGCAAGAGTCTCGTGATCGACCTTGATCCTGTTCCGAAGTTTCTCAAACTCCTCGTCGACGGCTGGGCCCCGCGGGCCATGATCATCTCCTTCAAACTCGAGACGGATCCAAGTCTCCTTGCACAGAAAGCGACAGGAGCGCTGAAGAAGTACTCACACCACCTCGTCATCGGAAACCTGCTCAACACGAGAAAGCACGAGGTCCTCTTCGTGAGCGCTGGCGGCGGCGAGAAATGGATCAAGGTCCCGCAGAATCGGCGCGCGAAGAGTATCACAGGTAGGACACCTGATGGTAGACCAGGCGCGAACGATGATCGTGAGCCTGCGGTGGAAATTGAGAGCTTGATTGTGCCCGAGGTGGCGGAGTTGCATTCGCATATGATTGAGCATGGGGATCCGAGGTATTTGAATGGAAATGGCGAGTCGTGA